One window from the genome of Pantoea cypripedii encodes:
- a CDS encoding class I adenylate cyclase has translation MYLYIETLKQRLDAINQLRVDRALAAMGPAFQHVYSLLPTLLHYHHPLMPGYLEGNVPHGISFYTPDENQQQLLQELAGRQPLNLSTDAKGEMPITGIYSMGSTSSVGQNSVSDLDIWVCHQSWLDNEERLNLQRKCTLLQKWCVSMGVEVSFFLIDENRFRHNESGSLGAEDCGSTQHILLLDEFYRTAVRMAGKRILWNMVPGEEEHHYDDYVMSLYAQGVLTPNEWLDLGGLGTLSAEEYFGASLWQLYKSIDSPYKAVLKTLLLEAYSWEYPDTQLLAMDIKQRLHDGEIVCFGLDPYCMMLERVTRYLTSIDDLARLDLVRRCFYLKVCEKLSSEENHHRSGWRREILSQLVREWDWDDEKLAVLDNRAQWKIERVREAHNELLDAMMQSYRNLIRFARRNNLSVSASPQDIGVLTRKLYAAFEALPGKVTLVNPQISPDLSEQNLTFIHVPAGRANRAGWYLYNQSPDMSSIISHQPLEYNRYLNKLVAWAWFNGLLTSKTRLHIKGNEFCDLPRLQELVNDVSHHFPLRVPAPTPKALYSPCEIRHLAIIVNLEHDPTSAFRNQVVHFDFRKLDVFSFGQQQQCLIGSIDLLYRNSWNEVRTLHFSGEQAMIEALKTILGKMHQDAAPPDTVEVFCYSQHLRGLIRTRVQQLVSECIELRLSSTRQEPGRFKALRMAGQTWGLFFERMSVSVQKLENAVEFYGAISNNKLHGLSIKVESNQTPLPPVVNGYASEGIIQFFFEDTNDDRGFNIYILDESNRVEVYHHCEGSKEELVRDVSRFYSSSHDRFTYGSSFINFNLPQFYQIVNTGDRFQVIPFRSQTLTQLCATQPDNDNGDFQPRYQMH, from the coding sequence TTGTACCTCTACATTGAGACACTGAAACAGAGACTGGATGCTATCAACCAGCTGCGCGTTGACCGCGCGCTGGCTGCGATGGGACCTGCTTTCCAGCACGTCTACAGTCTGCTGCCAACATTACTGCATTATCATCATCCGCTGATGCCGGGTTACCTTGAGGGTAACGTTCCACATGGCATCAGCTTTTACACGCCTGATGAAAACCAGCAGCAGCTGTTGCAGGAGCTGGCTGGCCGTCAGCCGCTGAATCTCAGCACTGATGCCAAAGGCGAAATGCCGATCACCGGCATCTATTCAATGGGCAGCACCTCTTCAGTCGGTCAGAACAGCGTTTCCGATCTTGATATCTGGGTGTGCCACCAATCCTGGCTGGATAATGAAGAACGCCTCAACCTGCAACGTAAATGTACGTTGTTGCAGAAGTGGTGTGTCTCCATGGGGGTGGAAGTCAGCTTCTTCCTGATTGATGAGAACCGTTTCCGTCATAACGAAAGCGGCAGCCTCGGCGCGGAAGATTGCGGCTCGACCCAACATATTTTGCTGCTGGATGAGTTTTACCGTACTGCCGTGCGTATGGCGGGTAAACGCATTCTGTGGAACATGGTGCCCGGCGAAGAGGAGCACCATTATGATGATTACGTCATGTCGCTTTACGCGCAGGGCGTCCTGACGCCGAACGAATGGCTCGATCTCGGTGGTCTCGGCACGCTGTCAGCGGAAGAATACTTCGGTGCCAGCCTGTGGCAGCTGTATAAAAGCATCGACTCTCCTTACAAAGCGGTGCTGAAAACCCTGCTGCTGGAAGCCTACAGCTGGGAATATCCAGATACCCAACTGCTGGCGATGGATATCAAGCAACGCCTGCACGATGGCGAAATCGTCTGCTTCGGCCTTGATCCCTACTGCATGATGCTGGAACGCGTGACGCGTTACCTTACCAGCATTGACGATCTGGCACGTCTTGACCTGGTGCGTCGCTGCTTCTACCTGAAAGTCTGTGAAAAACTCTCCAGCGAAGAAAACCATCATCGCTCGGGTTGGCGGCGTGAAATTTTATCGCAGCTGGTGCGTGAATGGGACTGGGATGATGAGAAGCTGGCCGTGCTGGATAACCGCGCGCAGTGGAAAATCGAACGCGTGCGTGAAGCGCACAATGAATTGCTGGATGCGATGATGCAAAGCTATCGCAACCTGATCCGTTTTGCTCGTCGTAACAATTTAAGCGTCAGCGCCAGCCCGCAGGATATCGGTGTGCTGACGCGTAAACTGTATGCCGCGTTTGAAGCGCTGCCGGGTAAAGTGACCCTGGTTAACCCGCAGATTTCCCCGGACCTGTCAGAACAAAATCTGACCTTTATTCATGTCCCGGCGGGGCGCGCCAATCGTGCGGGCTGGTACTTATATAACCAGTCGCCAGATATGAGCTCCATCATCAGCCATCAGCCGCTGGAATATAACCGTTACCTGAACAAGCTGGTGGCGTGGGCGTGGTTCAACGGCCTGCTGACCAGCAAAACGCGTCTGCATATCAAAGGCAACGAATTCTGTGATCTGCCGCGTTTGCAGGAACTGGTGAATGATGTCTCGCATCATTTCCCGCTGCGCGTACCGGCACCGACGCCGAAAGCGCTCTACAGTCCGTGTGAAATTCGTCACCTGGCGATTATCGTCAATCTCGAACATGATCCCACCTCCGCGTTCCGCAATCAGGTGGTGCATTTTGATTTCCGTAAACTGGATGTGTTCAGTTTCGGTCAGCAGCAGCAATGCCTGATTGGCAGCATCGATCTGCTGTACCGTAATTCGTGGAACGAGGTGCGTACCCTGCATTTCAGCGGTGAGCAGGCGATGATCGAAGCCCTGAAAACCATTCTCGGTAAAATGCATCAGGATGCGGCCCCACCGGATACGGTGGAAGTGTTCTGCTACAGCCAGCATCTGCGCGGCCTGATTCGTACCCGTGTCCAGCAGCTGGTATCGGAATGCATTGAACTGCGTCTCTCCAGTACGCGTCAGGAGCCAGGCCGCTTCAAAGCGTTGCGCATGGCCGGACAAACCTGGGGACTGTTCTTCGAACGCATGAGCGTGTCGGTGCAGAAACTGGAAAACGCCGTTGAATTCTATGGCGCGATTTCCAACAACAAGCTGCACGGCCTGTCTATCAAGGTGGAGTCGAACCAGACGCCGCTGCCGCCCGTGGTGAATGGCTATGCCAGCGAAGGCATCATCCAGTTCTTCTTCGAAGACACCAATGATGACCGTGGCTTTAACATTTATATCCTTGATGAAAGCAATCGCGTTGAGGTGTATCACCATTGCGAAGGCAGCAAAGAGGAACTGGTGCGTGACGTCAGCCGTTTTTATTCGTCATCGCATGACCGCTTTACCTACGGCTCCAGTTTTATCAATTTCAACCTGCCGCAGTTTTATCAAATTGTGAATACCGGCGATCGTTTTCAGGTGATCCCGTTCCGCAGCCAGACCCTGACGCAGCTTTGCGCCACTCAGCCTGACAACGACAACGGCGATTTCCAGCCACGCTACCAAATGCACTGA
- the lptM gene encoding LPS translocon maturation chaperone LptM produces MRQLISQLGMALALVSLVGCGLKGPLYFPPKDQPQKTNTQVTEQQQKAAKSADVGGLVTSNSGTLGN; encoded by the coding sequence ATGAGACAATTGATAAGTCAACTGGGTATGGCGCTGGCACTGGTCAGCCTGGTGGGCTGTGGACTGAAAGGACCGCTGTATTTCCCGCCCAAAGATCAGCCGCAAAAGACCAACACGCAGGTGACTGAGCAGCAGCAGAAAGCCGCGAAATCGGCGGATGTGGGTGGTTTGGTGACCAGTAACTCAGGCACACTGGGGAACTAA
- the dapF gene encoding diaminopimelate epimerase — protein MQFSKMHGLGNDFMVVDAVTQNVFFSPELIRRLADRHLGIGFDQLLIVEPPYDPDLDFHYRIFNADGSEVAQCGNGARCFARFVRLKGLTNKSDIRVSTQTGRMVLSVTNDELVRVNMGEPNFEPQQVPFRANKAENLYLLRVADQTVMFGAVSMGNPHCVIQVESVKTAPVETLGPVLESHERFPERVNVGFMEVVNPEHIRLRVYERGAGETQACGSGACAAVACGIQQGILAEKVRVDLPGGTLHIAWKGAGQPLFMTGPATHVYDGFIHL, from the coding sequence ATGCAGTTCTCGAAAATGCACGGCCTCGGCAACGATTTCATGGTTGTGGACGCCGTGACGCAAAACGTCTTTTTTTCGCCGGAGCTGATTCGCCGTCTGGCGGATCGCCACCTGGGGATCGGTTTCGATCAACTGCTGATCGTTGAACCACCCTACGATCCGGATCTTGATTTCCACTATCGTATTTTCAACGCCGACGGCAGTGAAGTGGCGCAGTGCGGCAATGGCGCGCGCTGCTTTGCTCGCTTTGTCCGGCTGAAAGGTTTGACCAACAAAAGCGACATTCGCGTCAGTACGCAAACGGGCCGCATGGTGCTAAGCGTCACCAATGATGAACTGGTGCGCGTTAACATGGGTGAACCCAACTTCGAACCGCAGCAGGTGCCTTTCCGCGCCAACAAAGCCGAGAATCTTTATCTGCTGCGCGTTGCGGATCAAACGGTAATGTTTGGTGCTGTCTCCATGGGTAACCCGCATTGCGTCATTCAGGTTGAAAGCGTGAAAACCGCGCCGGTGGAAACGCTGGGCCCGGTTCTGGAAAGCCATGAGCGTTTCCCGGAACGCGTGAACGTCGGCTTTATGGAAGTGGTCAATCCGGAACACATTCGTCTGCGCGTGTATGAACGCGGCGCGGGTGAAACGCAGGCATGCGGCAGTGGCGCTTGCGCAGCTGTTGCCTGTGGTATTCAGCAGGGCATTCTGGCGGAAAAAGTCCGCGTCGATCTGCCCGGTGGAACGCTGCATATTGCCTGGAAAGGGGCCGGTCAGCCGCTGTTTATGACCGGGCCAGCCACACACGTCTACGATGGGTTTATTCATCTATGA
- a CDS encoding DUF484 domain-containing protein — MKNVEEQTDSAVLLDDQAVSAYLRQNPDFFIRNARQVEQMMVPHPVRGSVSLVEWHMARQRNHIQQLEEEITLLMEQATANHQLFDRLLSLQGHLATADSLQDMLTRLHRWARDLGLAGANVRLFNDKWHIGAPSDFTQLGLSRQAFEPLRIQRFGNEQHYLGHLNGPELLLLLPQAKAIGSVAMSLMGDRGELGVLIFSSRDNQHYQAGMGTLLLQHLALMLPELLSRWVERA, encoded by the coding sequence ATGAAAAATGTCGAAGAGCAGACCGACAGCGCGGTGCTGCTGGACGATCAGGCGGTTAGCGCGTATCTGCGTCAGAACCCCGATTTCTTTATTCGCAATGCGCGCCAGGTCGAACAGATGATGGTGCCGCATCCGGTACGCGGCAGCGTGTCGCTTGTCGAGTGGCATATGGCGCGGCAACGCAACCATATCCAGCAGCTGGAAGAGGAGATCACTTTGTTGATGGAACAGGCGACCGCCAACCATCAGCTGTTTGATCGCCTGTTGTCGTTGCAGGGCCATCTGGCCACTGCCGATAGCCTGCAGGATATGTTGACCCGTCTGCATCGCTGGGCGCGCGATCTGGGCCTTGCGGGGGCCAATGTAAGGCTGTTTAACGATAAATGGCACATTGGCGCGCCGTCCGATTTCACCCAACTGGGCCTGTCGCGCCAGGCGTTTGAGCCATTACGGATTCAGCGCTTCGGTAATGAACAGCATTATCTTGGTCACCTGAATGGTCCTGAATTGCTGTTGCTGTTGCCGCAGGCAAAAGCCATCGGCTCGGTAGCCATGTCGCTGATGGGCGATCGTGGTGAGCTGGGCGTATTAATCTTCAGCAGCCGTGACAACCAGCATTATCAGGCTGGGATGGGGACGCTGCTGCTGCAACATCTGGCGCTGATGCTGCCGGAATTGTTGTCACGCTGGGTAGAGCGTGCATGA
- the xerC gene encoding tyrosine recombinase XerC, with amino-acid sequence MSSDSPLLPAVEGFLRYLKVERQLSPLTQENYARQLQVIISQADEMKITAWSQLEPAQVRNIAARSRRAGLGPSSLALRMSALRSFLDWQVRQGQLSGNPAKGITTPRNARHLPKNMDVDEVNQLLEIDLNDPLAVRDRAMLETMYGGGLRLSELVNMDLRHLDLDGGEVRVMGKGSKERQVPIGGTAVTWLKHWLPLRDSFAPQDDAVFVSNRGSRISARNVQKRFAEWGIKQGVASHIHPHKLRHSFATHLLESSGDLRAVQELLGHANLSTTQIYTHLDFQHLATVYDSAHPRAKRGKS; translated from the coding sequence ATGAGTAGCGATAGTCCGCTGCTGCCTGCCGTCGAGGGCTTTCTGCGTTATCTGAAAGTGGAGCGCCAGCTCAGCCCGTTAACGCAGGAAAATTATGCGCGTCAGCTTCAGGTGATTATCAGCCAGGCCGATGAAATGAAAATCACCGCCTGGAGCCAGCTGGAACCGGCGCAGGTGCGCAACATCGCCGCCCGCAGCCGACGCGCGGGTTTAGGCCCGAGCAGCCTGGCGTTACGCATGTCGGCGCTGCGCAGCTTTCTTGACTGGCAGGTCCGACAGGGCCAGTTAAGCGGCAATCCGGCGAAAGGGATCACCACCCCGCGTAATGCGCGCCATCTGCCGAAAAATATGGATGTCGATGAGGTTAACCAGTTGCTGGAAATTGACCTCAACGATCCGCTGGCGGTGCGCGATCGCGCCATGCTGGAAACCATGTACGGCGGCGGATTGCGTCTGTCGGAACTGGTGAATATGGATCTGCGCCATCTTGATCTGGACGGCGGTGAAGTCCGGGTGATGGGTAAAGGCAGCAAAGAGCGCCAGGTACCGATTGGTGGCACCGCCGTGACCTGGCTGAAGCACTGGCTGCCGCTGCGCGACAGCTTTGCGCCGCAGGATGATGCCGTGTTTGTCTCCAATCGTGGCAGCCGTATTTCTGCGCGTAACGTACAGAAACGCTTCGCCGAATGGGGCATTAAACAGGGCGTTGCCAGCCATATCCATCCGCATAAACTGCGTCACTCCTTTGCTACCCATTTGCTGGAATCGAGCGGCGATTTACGCGCGGTGCAGGAGCTGCTCGGTCACGCCAATCTCTCGACCACGCAAATCTATACCCATCTTGATTTCCAGCATCTGGCAACGGTGTACGATTCAGCACATCCGCGTGCCAAACGAGGAAAGTCGTAA
- the yigB gene encoding 5-amino-6-(5-phospho-D-ribitylamino)uracil phosphatase YigB, with translation MKFYRPLRQIKAITFDLDDTLYDNHPVIRKTTAESHAALQAYHPALGDFTPADYQALRDELLVREPEIYHDVSEWRRRSVELALINVGLSTAEATAGASEVMSVFHRWRSEVDMPEETHATLTALGQKVPLVAITNGNANPEKLGLSCYFEFALRAGPHGRAKPWQDMYHLASERLGIAPEHILHVGDDLTTDVAGSLRAGMQACWINLRDGNLMQIDDARLLPHVEISQLASLTSLL, from the coding sequence ATGAAGTTTTATCGTCCGCTGCGTCAGATCAAAGCGATCACCTTTGATCTCGACGACACCTTATATGACAACCATCCGGTGATCCGCAAAACCACCGCCGAATCTCATGCCGCATTGCAGGCTTATCACCCGGCATTGGGCGACTTCACCCCGGCTGATTACCAGGCGCTGCGTGATGAATTGCTGGTACGCGAGCCGGAGATTTATCACGATGTGTCCGAATGGCGTCGTCGCTCGGTAGAACTGGCGTTGATCAATGTGGGCCTCTCCACTGCCGAGGCTACCGCCGGGGCCAGTGAAGTGATGAGCGTATTTCATCGCTGGCGTAGTGAGGTCGACATGCCGGAAGAGACGCATGCGACATTGACCGCGCTGGGCCAAAAAGTCCCGCTGGTGGCGATCACCAACGGCAATGCGAATCCGGAAAAACTCGGACTCTCCTGCTACTTTGAATTCGCGCTGCGCGCCGGGCCTCATGGTCGCGCCAAGCCGTGGCAGGATATGTATCATCTCGCCTCAGAGCGCCTGGGCATTGCGCCGGAGCATATTCTGCATGTTGGCGACGATCTCACCACCGATGTGGCCGGTTCACTACGCGCCGGGATGCAGGCCTGCTGGATTAACCTGCGTGACGGCAATCTGATGCAGATTGACGATGCGCGCCTGTTGCCGCACGTTGAAATTTCGCAGTTGGCATCACTGACCTCGCTGCTATAA
- the uvrD gene encoding DNA helicase II, producing the protein MDVSDLLNGLNDKQREAVAAPRSNLLVLAGAGSGKTRVLVHRIAWLLSVENCSPYSIMAVTFTNKAAAEMRHRIDQLIGTSQGGMWIGTFHGLAHRLLRAHHLDAGLPQDFQILDSEDQLRLLKRLIKAMNLDEKQWPARQGMWYINGKKDEGLRPKHIESYGNPVEQTWLRIYQAYQEACDRAGLVDFAELLLRAHELWLNKPHILNHYRERFSNVLVDEFQDTNNIQYAWIRMLAGDTGRVIIVGDDDQSIYGWRGAQVENIQRFLQDFPGAETIRLEQNYRSTNNILKAANALIANNNGRLGKELWTDGSDGEPISLYCAFNELDEARFVVNRIKAWHENGNALTDCAILYRSNAQSRVLEEALLQGSMPYRIYGGMRFFERQEIKDALAYLRLMANRNDDAAFERVVNTPVRGVGDRTLDVVRQTAREQQLTLWQATRELLQNKVLAGRAASALQRFCELVDSLASETAELPLHVQTDRVIKDSGLWLMYEQEKGEKGQARIENLEELVTATRQFSYQDEDEDLMPLQAFLSHAALEAGEGQADKWQDAVQLMTLHSAKGLEFSQVFIVGMEEGMFPSQMSLDEGGRLEEERRLAYVGVTRAMEKLTLTYAETRRLYGKEVYHRPSRFIGELPEDCVEEVRLRASVSRPVSHQRMGTPVAKNDSGFALGQRVRHAKFGEGTIINLEGSGEHSRLQVAFQGQGIKWLVAAYARLETV; encoded by the coding sequence ATGGACGTTTCTGATCTGCTTAACGGCTTAAATGACAAACAGCGCGAGGCGGTCGCCGCGCCGCGCAGCAACCTGCTGGTGCTGGCCGGAGCAGGCAGTGGCAAAACCCGTGTGCTGGTACACCGCATTGCCTGGCTGTTATCGGTGGAGAACTGCTCGCCTTACTCGATTATGGCGGTTACCTTCACCAACAAAGCGGCTGCGGAGATGCGACATCGTATCGATCAACTGATCGGCACCAGCCAGGGCGGCATGTGGATCGGCACTTTCCACGGCCTGGCGCACCGTTTACTGCGCGCCCACCATCTTGATGCGGGGCTGCCGCAGGATTTCCAAATCCTCGATAGCGAAGATCAACTGCGTTTGCTGAAGCGCCTGATCAAAGCGATGAACCTTGATGAGAAACAATGGCCTGCGCGTCAGGGCATGTGGTACATCAACGGCAAAAAAGATGAAGGCCTGCGTCCAAAGCATATCGAAAGCTACGGTAATCCGGTCGAGCAAACCTGGCTGCGGATTTATCAGGCCTATCAGGAAGCCTGCGATCGCGCCGGGCTGGTGGATTTTGCCGAGCTGCTGTTGCGTGCGCATGAGCTGTGGCTGAACAAGCCGCATATCCTCAACCATTATCGCGAGCGTTTCAGCAATGTGCTGGTGGACGAATTCCAGGATACCAACAATATCCAGTACGCGTGGATTCGTATGCTGGCGGGTGACACTGGCCGGGTGATTATTGTCGGCGATGATGACCAGTCGATCTACGGCTGGCGCGGTGCCCAGGTGGAAAACATCCAGCGCTTTTTGCAGGATTTCCCTGGTGCGGAAACCATCCGTCTGGAGCAGAACTACCGTTCCACCAACAATATCCTGAAAGCAGCTAACGCCCTGATTGCCAATAACAACGGACGACTCGGTAAAGAGTTGTGGACCGACGGCAGTGATGGCGAGCCGATTTCACTGTATTGCGCCTTTAACGAGCTGGACGAAGCACGCTTTGTCGTCAATCGCATCAAAGCCTGGCATGAGAACGGCAACGCCCTGACTGACTGCGCAATTCTCTATCGCAGCAACGCCCAGTCGCGTGTGCTGGAGGAGGCGCTGTTGCAGGGCAGCATGCCGTACCGGATCTACGGTGGTATGCGCTTCTTCGAACGTCAGGAAATTAAAGACGCGCTGGCTTATCTGCGTCTGATGGCGAACCGCAATGACGATGCGGCATTTGAGCGTGTGGTGAATACGCCGGTGCGTGGCGTGGGCGATCGTACCCTCGATGTGGTACGTCAGACGGCGCGTGAACAGCAGCTGACCTTATGGCAGGCGACGCGCGAACTGCTGCAAAACAAAGTGCTGGCAGGCCGTGCCGCCTCAGCGCTGCAACGTTTCTGCGAACTGGTGGACTCGCTGGCGAGTGAAACCGCCGAACTGCCGTTGCATGTGCAGACTGACCGGGTGATCAAAGATTCCGGTTTGTGGCTGATGTACGAGCAGGAGAAGGGTGAAAAAGGCCAGGCGCGTATCGAAAACCTTGAGGAACTGGTAACGGCAACGCGCCAGTTCAGCTATCAGGATGAAGACGAAGATTTGATGCCGCTCCAGGCATTTCTCTCCCATGCCGCCCTGGAGGCGGGGGAAGGCCAGGCAGACAAATGGCAGGACGCGGTGCAACTGATGACGCTGCACTCCGCAAAAGGGCTGGAGTTTAGCCAGGTCTTTATCGTCGGCATGGAAGAGGGCATGTTCCCCAGCCAGATGTCACTGGACGAAGGGGGACGCCTCGAAGAGGAGCGTCGTCTGGCCTATGTTGGCGTCACGCGTGCGATGGAAAAACTGACGCTGACCTACGCAGAAACCCGCCGTCTTTATGGTAAGGAAGTGTATCACCGCCCCTCGCGTTTCATTGGCGAGCTGCCGGAAGATTGCGTGGAAGAGGTGCGTTTGCGCGCCAGCGTCAGTCGTCCGGTCAGCCATCAGCGGATGGGAACGCCCGTGGCGAAAAACGACAGCGGCTTCGCGCTCGGCCAGCGTGTACGCCATGCCAAGTTTGGCGAAGGCACCATTATTAACCTCGAAGGCAGCGGCGAACACAGCCGTCTGCAGGTCGCTTTTCAGGGACAGGGCATCAAGTGGCTGGTGGCCGCCTATGCCCGCCTGGAAACGGTGTAG
- the ysgD gene encoding YsgD/CorL family protein → MDTPSRCWLNPLVHRNNI, encoded by the coding sequence TTGGACACGCCCAGTCGATGCTGGCTCAACCCCCTGGTTCACAGGAATAACATCTAA
- the corA gene encoding magnesium/cobalt transporter CorA — protein MLSAFKLDRSRLTRLELDDKNDKLNTSVWVDLIEPDEGERDLVQSELGQSLATRPELEDIEASARFFEDEDGLHIHSFFFFEDAEDHAGNSTVAFTIREDRLYTLRERELPAFRLYRMRARNQTLIDGNAFELFLDLFETKIEQLADEIENIYSALEKLSRVIMEGQQGEEYDLALSRLAELEDIGWKVRLCLMDTQRALNFLVRKARLPANQLEQAREILRDIESLLPHNESLFQKVNFLMQAAMGFINIEQNRIIKIFSVVSVVFLPPTLVASSYGMNFEFMPELKWSFGYPAAIGLMILAGLAPYLYFKRKNWL, from the coding sequence ATGCTGAGCGCATTTAAACTGGATCGCAGCCGTCTGACGCGCCTCGAACTGGATGACAAAAACGACAAACTCAACACGTCAGTGTGGGTCGACCTGATCGAACCGGATGAAGGTGAACGTGATCTGGTCCAAAGCGAGCTGGGTCAAAGCCTGGCGACACGGCCAGAACTGGAAGACATCGAAGCCTCGGCGCGTTTTTTTGAAGATGAAGACGGTCTGCACATCCACTCGTTCTTCTTTTTTGAAGATGCCGAAGATCATGCCGGTAACTCGACGGTGGCGTTTACCATTCGTGAAGATCGCCTGTATACCCTGCGCGAGCGCGAACTGCCGGCATTCCGTCTGTATCGTATGCGCGCACGTAATCAGACGCTGATCGACGGTAACGCCTTCGAACTGTTTCTCGACCTGTTTGAGACCAAAATCGAACAGCTGGCGGATGAGATCGAGAACATTTATAGCGCGCTGGAAAAACTCAGCCGCGTGATTATGGAAGGGCAGCAGGGCGAAGAGTATGACCTGGCGCTGTCACGCCTTGCGGAGCTGGAAGATATCGGCTGGAAGGTGCGTTTGTGTCTGATGGATACCCAGCGCGCGCTTAACTTCCTGGTACGAAAAGCCCGTCTGCCTGCCAACCAGCTGGAGCAGGCACGCGAAATCCTGCGCGATATCGAGTCTCTGCTGCCGCACAACGAATCGCTGTTCCAGAAGGTTAACTTCCTGATGCAGGCGGCGATGGGTTTTATCAACATCGAGCAGAACCGCATCATCAAAATCTTCTCGGTGGTGTCGGTGGTGTTCCTGCCGCCCACGCTGGTGGCGTCCAGTTACGGGATGAACTTCGAGTTTATGCCGGAACTGAAATGGAGCTTCGGCTACCCGGCAGCGATTGGATTGATGATCCTCGCGGGGCTTGCGCCTTATCTCTATTTCAAACGCAAAAACTGGTTGTAA
- a CDS encoding AbrB family transcriptional regulator — translation MARLSLRQQWTILLIASLILGIIFQLFHLPAALLLGPMIVGTVMGLSGAAVRIDKRFFVLAQAVLGCMIGQTLSPAILPPLLQDWPVVIAVLALTLAASGLSGFLLVRFSNLPGPTGAWGSSPGGASAMVAMAGDFGADVRLVAFMQYLRVLFVATAAAVVARIGLGNGGGSAELVWFPPLQSSFILTLVVMVGGAWLGQKLRIPSGALLLPALIGATLQGTGVATLQVPEWLLALAYALIGWSVGLRFTRPIFLLALRTLPQMVVSIIGLMLLCGGLAWMLTHVLHVDLMTAYLATSPGGLDTVAIIAAGSRVDIAFVMALQTLRLFTILLTGPALARFISRYAHARAS, via the coding sequence ATGGCGCGTCTCTCTTTGCGACAGCAGTGGACCATTCTGCTGATTGCCTCTCTGATTCTGGGAATTATCTTCCAGTTGTTTCACCTGCCTGCGGCGTTGCTGCTCGGTCCGATGATTGTCGGCACCGTGATGGGGCTGTCGGGTGCGGCGGTGCGGATCGATAAACGCTTTTTTGTGCTGGCTCAGGCGGTTCTCGGTTGCATGATTGGGCAAACGTTATCGCCAGCCATTTTGCCGCCACTGTTGCAGGACTGGCCAGTGGTGATAGCGGTGCTGGCGCTGACGCTGGCTGCCAGCGGGCTGTCAGGTTTTCTGCTGGTCCGCTTCAGCAATCTGCCCGGACCCACCGGTGCCTGGGGATCGTCACCCGGCGGTGCGTCGGCCATGGTGGCGATGGCCGGAGATTTTGGCGCAGACGTGCGGCTGGTGGCCTTTATGCAGTACCTGCGCGTGCTATTTGTCGCGACGGCAGCGGCGGTAGTGGCGCGTATCGGTCTGGGTAACGGCGGCGGCAGCGCCGAACTGGTGTGGTTTCCGCCGTTGCAAAGCAGTTTTATCCTGACGCTGGTGGTGATGGTCGGCGGGGCCTGGCTGGGGCAAAAACTGCGAATTCCGTCTGGCGCACTGTTATTACCGGCGTTGATCGGGGCCACTTTACAGGGAACGGGTGTGGCGACCCTACAGGTGCCGGAATGGCTGCTGGCACTGGCTTATGCGTTGATAGGCTGGAGCGTCGGGCTGCGGTTTACCCGTCCTATCTTCCTGCTGGCGCTGCGCACCCTGCCGCAAATGGTGGTATCGATCATTGGCCTGATGCTGCTGTGCGGCGGGCTGGCCTGGATGCTGACGCATGTACTGCATGTGGATCTGATGACGGCTTACCTGGCAACCAGCCCTGGCGGGCTGGATACCGTAGCGATTATTGCGGCGGGCAGCCGGGTCGATATTGCTTTTGTCATGGCGTTACAGACCTTACGCCTGTTCACCATTCTGCTCACCGGCCCGGCACTGGCGCGTTTTATCTCACGCTATGCGCACGCGCGTGCGAGCTGA